From the Streptomyces pluripotens genome, one window contains:
- a CDS encoding tetratricopeptide repeat protein, whose amino-acid sequence MALHRTGDYPSAWETSRTAADLTQPLLGADHRLVLAARSRAGRALFRLGRYAEAESSLRSVRALQESLFGAGDPDTLDSGYGLQLVLGNLGRREESLALLRAAVTGRRAALGPAHPLTLRSRASLLETLPASEVVTEEGGALLSLPSECARLLGPDHTVTLGAGHNHA is encoded by the coding sequence GTGGCCCTGCACCGCACCGGCGACTACCCCTCGGCCTGGGAGACCTCCCGTACCGCGGCGGACCTCACGCAGCCGCTGCTTGGCGCGGATCACCGTCTGGTACTGGCTGCCCGTTCCAGGGCCGGCCGGGCGCTGTTCCGACTGGGCAGGTACGCCGAAGCCGAGTCGTCGCTCCGCAGTGTGCGTGCCCTCCAGGAGAGTCTGTTCGGGGCCGGCGACCCCGACACCTTGGACAGCGGCTACGGCCTTCAGCTCGTGCTGGGAAACCTCGGCAGACGTGAGGAATCGCTCGCACTCCTCCGGGCCGCCGTCACCGGCCGGCGAGCGGCACTGGGCCCTGCGCACCCGCTGACCCTGCGGTCCCGTGCCAGTCTGCTGGAGACGCTGCCCGCCTCCGAGGTGGTCACCGAAGAAGGCGGCGCGCTGCTCTCGCTGCCGTCGGAATGCGCCCGGCTCCTCGGCCCCGATCACACGGTGACGCTGGGCGCCGGACACAACCACGCCTGA
- a CDS encoding DUF4916 domain-containing protein, protein MTKDIVGAGDRWIPDAEYAAIRARVPIVCVDLLPVTRSPVRKVGLIRRDTYDGGQGWCLVGGAIILDESIGEALARHLRTTLGPRFHFFQETLSLGSVAEYFRDRRPQALHDPRKHAVALSHVAECAGVPQPTGEALDFRWFRVDALPSAREFGFGQDRVVSKLLSSWR, encoded by the coding sequence TTGACGAAGGACATCGTCGGCGCAGGGGATCGCTGGATTCCGGACGCCGAGTACGCGGCAATTCGGGCGCGGGTGCCGATTGTCTGCGTCGACCTGCTCCCTGTCACTCGTTCACCCGTTCGGAAGGTCGGCCTCATCCGCAGGGACACCTACGACGGGGGCCAGGGCTGGTGCCTCGTCGGAGGGGCGATCATCCTGGACGAGTCGATCGGGGAAGCCCTGGCCAGGCACCTGCGTACGACGCTGGGGCCACGATTCCACTTTTTTCAGGAGACCCTGAGCCTGGGCTCGGTGGCCGAGTACTTCCGGGATCGCCGTCCGCAGGCGCTGCATGATCCCCGGAAGCACGCGGTGGCCCTGAGCCACGTCGCCGAGTGCGCGGGTGTGCCCCAACCCACTGGCGAGGCGCTGGACTTCCGCTGGTTCCGGGTGGACGCGCTTCCATCCGCGAGGGAATTCGGCTTCGGCCAGGACCGCGTGGTCAGCAAACTGCTGAGCTCGTGGCGGTGA
- a CDS encoding DUF397 domain-containing protein, translated as MNAHVHQPPIDELAWRKSSYSSEEGGECVEVAARPGTVHVRDSKDTARAALAVAPTAWTAFIEFAAL; from the coding sequence ATGAACGCGCACGTACATCAGCCGCCCATAGACGAGTTGGCATGGCGCAAGAGCAGCTATAGCAGTGAGGAAGGCGGCGAATGCGTCGAGGTCGCCGCCCGCCCCGGCACGGTCCACGTCCGTGACTCCAAGGACACTGCCCGTGCCGCACTCGCCGTGGCCCCCACGGCGTGGACCGCGTTCATCGAGTTCGCGGCCCTCTGA
- a CDS encoding helix-turn-helix domain-containing protein yields MDDEVQQSEYEVGTGMLCVFGRQMKLFRERAGMDRAKFGSLTGYSASTIASFEQGRRIPPPKFIDRADEVLGGGGVLSASKEEVARAQYPAFFRDAARLEAEAVELHVYANQAVPGLLQTEEYARAIFMMMRPPMDDELIEQRVSARLARQEILGGRAAPLASFVIDEAVLRRPIGGWGVLRGQLEHVLLTGERRNIEIQVMPLDREENAGMAGPFTLIETREGRRIAYVEVQNVSRLQTERDRVRALEAKYGIIRAQALTPRESLAYVEKLLGEP; encoded by the coding sequence GTGGACGACGAGGTTCAGCAGTCGGAGTACGAGGTCGGGACGGGCATGCTGTGCGTGTTCGGGAGGCAGATGAAGCTGTTCCGGGAGCGGGCGGGGATGGACCGCGCGAAGTTCGGGTCACTGACCGGATACTCCGCCTCGACGATCGCGTCGTTCGAGCAGGGGAGGCGCATTCCACCGCCCAAGTTCATCGACCGGGCGGATGAAGTGCTGGGAGGGGGCGGGGTGTTGAGTGCGAGCAAGGAGGAGGTGGCTCGGGCTCAGTATCCGGCGTTCTTCCGGGACGCGGCCAGGTTGGAGGCCGAGGCGGTTGAGCTTCATGTGTACGCGAACCAGGCAGTGCCCGGGCTCTTGCAGACAGAGGAGTACGCCCGAGCCATCTTCATGATGATGAGGCCGCCCATGGATGACGAACTGATTGAACAGCGAGTGTCCGCGCGCCTGGCCCGGCAGGAGATTTTGGGCGGCCGTGCTGCACCGCTCGCCAGCTTCGTCATCGATGAGGCCGTATTGCGGCGTCCGATCGGAGGGTGGGGAGTCCTGCGTGGCCAGCTTGAGCACGTCCTCCTGACGGGGGAGCGGCGGAACATCGAGATTCAGGTGATGCCGCTCGACCGTGAGGAGAACGCCGGTATGGCTGGCCCCTTCACCTTGATCGAAACGAGGGAAGGGCGGAGGATCGCGTACGTTGAGGTACAGAACGTGAGCCGACTGCAGACGGAGCGGGATCGGGTCCGTGCGCTGGAGGCCAAGTACGGAATCATCCGGGCGCAGGCCCTGACTCCACGTGAATCATTGGCGTACGTAGAGAAGTTGCTGGGAGAGCCATGA
- a CDS encoding ATP-binding protein — protein sequence MKSATPPNGHVPQHSATEREFAMRFTSTPRGARLARRLVSHRLNDWGHPYTTPANETLTLITAELSANAVRHGHVAGRDFRVQLTLAEDTFRIEVTDTRAEKQPSLIPPTPDSVSESGRGLLLVAALADDWGVAPRPAAPGKTVWAEVRLPTGDHPHAHPVAAPHLADSAPTYGHGTEATAATSSRQRVGLGSRPGVASYGDRRR from the coding sequence ATGAAGTCAGCAACTCCCCCGAACGGGCACGTGCCCCAGCATTCCGCAACCGAACGTGAGTTCGCCATGCGCTTCACCTCGACCCCACGTGGTGCCCGTCTCGCCCGCCGACTCGTTTCGCACCGCCTGAACGACTGGGGCCACCCCTACACGACCCCGGCCAACGAGACGCTCACCCTCATCACGGCTGAACTCAGCGCCAACGCGGTACGCCACGGCCACGTCGCCGGCCGGGACTTTCGTGTTCAACTCACCCTGGCCGAGGACACCTTCCGCATTGAGGTGACCGACACCCGCGCCGAGAAGCAGCCCTCACTCATTCCCCCGACCCCCGACTCCGTATCCGAGTCCGGCCGGGGCCTCCTTCTCGTCGCCGCCCTCGCGGACGACTGGGGCGTCGCCCCTCGCCCAGCCGCCCCCGGCAAGACCGTATGGGCGGAGGTACGTCTACCGACCGGCGACCATCCGCACGCCCACCCGGTGGCGGCTCCTCATCTGGCAGATTCAGCACCGACGTACGGACATGGCACCGAAGCCACTGCGGCTACTTCTTCGCGGCAGCGCGTCGGCCTCGGGTCGCGGCCGGGGGTCGCCAGTTACGGAGATCGTCGTCGGTGA
- the pglX gene encoding BREX-2 system adenine-specific DNA-methyltransferase PglX: MIDRKALLDDLKQQVKAVEADLGRQVGALDEVGTRLRAEYERARKLGRTAATWNSWLDERVTQVAVAWVLGTVFVRFCEDNRLIPEPYLTGPDGDRRELAESRYDAYVESDDDPTYRGWLEKAFDELGLGQAGRLLFDKRHNPLYQIPLSHDGARELVEFWRGRDEAGVLVHDFTDPLNEDGTEGWDTRFLGDLYQDLSEAARKTYALLQTPEFVEEFILDRTMNPAVREFGYEELKMIDPTCGSGHFVLGAFRRLVRLWGEGQPGRDVHERVRAALDSVHGVDINPFAVAIARFRLLVAAMAASGVRTLGEAAKYEWPMHLAVGDSLIKARQLELTLGGDEEEDDPLASFAYATEDVHAHPGILQQGRYHVVVGNPPYITVKDKKLNALYKSLYNACAMQYALSVPFAQRFFELAKRGDTEGHGYGMVGQITANSFMKREFGTKLIENYFTHEVELTEVIDTSGAYIPGHGTPTVILIGKRRSGTGRSTTIRTVRSVQGEPSAPDKAEEGLVWQAIAGQIDKPGSVSQWVSVGDLDRMRYFARQPWILTDGGLELNAQIEGAQVAKLSSEAESVGFCAVTREDDAYLIGATAARRLGVPPSSIRWFYGGASVREWGVQDGIGTVFPYDDATRAAQIDAATQRLLWRNRVLLRRRRALSGTQEEQGLTWFEFSSFNGRRYWSPFLIAFSFVATHNQFTLRRDRSGFIRTAPVIKLREGASEEEHLRLLGLLNSSTAGFWLKMVSHDKGSQGVNEGYKSQIWERFYEFTGTKLQEFPLPAAYPAALTTALDTLAQQLSSTTPTAVAEVTTPATVILREARGAWRSIHARMIALQEELDWQVYSLYDLHPEDLRVSEDPDAPDIPELALGERAFEIVLARRVAAGEASDEWFKRHGSTPVTEIPGHWPAPYREIVQKRIDAIESNRAIGMVERPEYKRRWATEGWDALQDKALRSWLLDRMENRELWFDENGQPAILTLARLTDALSRDEDFVSVAKLYAPRKELAKVVAELITDEHVPFLSALRYKPSGLKKRADWEEVWDLQRKEDAAPDEPAKRKIRDSIPVPPKYTSADFLRPSYWRARGKLDVPKERFVSYGQTNAATPELYGWAGWDHREQAQALATYFTNTALSTEEITPFLAGLLELQPWLGQWHNEFDMLYSGSPADFFAGYRQQKQGEHGLTDDDLRNWRPPAATRGRRAAAKK, encoded by the coding sequence GTGATCGACCGCAAGGCTCTGTTGGACGACCTGAAGCAGCAGGTCAAGGCGGTCGAGGCCGACCTCGGGCGACAGGTGGGGGCACTGGACGAGGTCGGCACGCGGCTCAGGGCCGAGTACGAGCGCGCGCGCAAGCTGGGGCGTACGGCGGCCACCTGGAACTCGTGGCTGGACGAGCGCGTCACGCAGGTCGCGGTGGCCTGGGTGCTGGGAACTGTGTTCGTACGGTTCTGCGAGGACAACCGGCTGATCCCCGAGCCGTACCTGACGGGGCCGGACGGTGACCGGCGGGAACTGGCGGAGTCGCGGTACGACGCCTACGTGGAGTCGGACGACGATCCGACGTACCGGGGCTGGCTGGAGAAGGCGTTCGACGAGCTGGGCCTGGGGCAGGCGGGCCGGCTGCTCTTCGACAAACGGCACAACCCGCTGTACCAGATCCCGCTCTCGCACGACGGTGCACGGGAGTTGGTCGAGTTCTGGCGGGGACGGGACGAGGCGGGTGTCCTCGTCCACGACTTCACCGACCCGCTGAACGAGGACGGCACGGAGGGCTGGGACACGCGGTTCCTGGGCGACCTGTACCAGGACCTGAGCGAGGCCGCCCGGAAGACGTACGCGCTGCTCCAGACACCGGAGTTCGTGGAGGAGTTCATCCTCGACCGGACGATGAATCCCGCGGTGCGGGAGTTCGGGTACGAGGAACTGAAGATGATCGACCCCACCTGCGGATCGGGGCACTTCGTACTGGGGGCGTTTCGGCGGCTGGTGCGGCTGTGGGGGGAGGGTCAGCCGGGACGTGATGTGCACGAGCGGGTGCGGGCTGCGCTGGACTCGGTGCACGGGGTGGACATCAACCCGTTCGCGGTGGCCATTGCCCGGTTCCGGTTGCTGGTCGCGGCTATGGCGGCTAGTGGAGTGCGGACGCTGGGGGAGGCAGCTAAGTACGAGTGGCCGATGCATCTGGCGGTGGGGGACTCGCTCATCAAAGCGCGGCAGCTGGAGTTGACGCTGGGCGGGGATGAGGAGGAGGACGACCCGCTGGCCTCCTTCGCGTACGCCACCGAGGATGTGCATGCGCACCCCGGGATCTTGCAGCAGGGGCGTTATCACGTGGTGGTCGGGAATCCACCGTACATCACGGTGAAAGACAAGAAACTGAACGCGCTGTACAAGAGCCTGTACAACGCCTGTGCTATGCAGTACGCGCTATCGGTGCCTTTCGCTCAACGATTCTTTGAGTTGGCCAAGCGCGGCGATACAGAGGGCCATGGGTATGGCATGGTCGGTCAGATCACCGCGAACTCATTCATGAAGCGGGAGTTCGGCACCAAGCTCATCGAGAACTACTTCACCCACGAAGTCGAACTCACTGAGGTCATCGATACTTCTGGCGCCTACATCCCTGGGCACGGCACGCCGACGGTCATCCTGATCGGCAAGCGCCGTTCCGGAACCGGCCGGTCGACGACGATTCGTACGGTCCGCAGTGTGCAAGGGGAACCGTCTGCCCCAGATAAGGCCGAAGAGGGGTTGGTCTGGCAGGCGATCGCCGGGCAGATCGACAAGCCAGGTTCGGTGAGTCAGTGGGTATCGGTGGGCGATCTTGACCGGATGCGGTACTTTGCGCGCCAGCCGTGGATTTTGACTGACGGTGGCCTGGAGTTGAACGCTCAAATTGAGGGCGCGCAGGTGGCCAAACTCTCGTCCGAAGCGGAGAGTGTTGGGTTCTGTGCTGTAACCCGAGAAGATGACGCCTATTTGATCGGTGCAACTGCCGCGCGGCGATTGGGTGTTCCGCCTAGTTCCATTCGATGGTTTTATGGGGGTGCGTCCGTCAGGGAGTGGGGTGTTCAGGACGGCATTGGTACTGTGTTTCCCTATGATGACGCGACGCGGGCAGCGCAGATTGATGCTGCTACTCAGCGGCTACTTTGGCGCAACCGTGTGCTTCTTCGGCGGCGCAGAGCCCTTTCTGGCACGCAAGAGGAGCAGGGCCTGACATGGTTCGAGTTTTCCAGTTTCAATGGTAGGCGCTATTGGTCCCCCTTCCTCATCGCATTTTCCTTCGTTGCTACACACAACCAGTTCACTCTGCGCCGTGATCGAAGCGGGTTCATTCGCACTGCTCCGGTGATCAAGCTGCGGGAGGGGGCGAGTGAGGAGGAACACCTTCGGTTGCTTGGGCTGCTCAACAGCTCCACTGCTGGCTTCTGGCTCAAAATGGTGAGCCACGACAAGGGCAGCCAGGGGGTCAACGAAGGGTATAAGTCCCAGATTTGGGAGAGGTTTTACGAGTTCACCGGCACTAAGCTCCAGGAGTTCCCCCTCCCTGCTGCCTATCCTGCTGCTCTCACCACCGCTCTCGACACCCTCGCCCAGCAACTCAGCTCCACCACTCCCACCGCAGTGGCCGAGGTCACCACCCCCGCCACCGTCATCCTCCGGGAAGCCCGCGGTGCCTGGCGGTCCATCCACGCCCGCATGATCGCCCTCCAAGAGGAACTCGACTGGCAGGTCTACTCCCTCTACGACCTCCACCCCGAAGATCTCCGCGTTTCCGAGGACCCCGACGCCCCCGATATCCCCGAGCTCGCACTCGGTGAGCGCGCTTTCGAAATCGTCCTCGCGCGCCGCGTCGCCGCAGGCGAAGCCAGTGACGAGTGGTTCAAGCGGCACGGCTCCACGCCCGTCACGGAGATCCCCGGCCACTGGCCCGCCCCCTACCGGGAGATCGTGCAGAAGCGGATCGACGCGATCGAGTCGAACCGTGCGATCGGCATGGTTGAGCGCCCCGAATACAAGCGCCGTTGGGCCACTGAGGGTTGGGACGCGCTCCAGGACAAGGCGCTGCGCTCCTGGTTGCTCGACCGGATGGAGAACCGCGAGCTCTGGTTCGACGAGAACGGTCAGCCTGCCATCCTCACCCTGGCCCGCCTCACCGACGCGCTCTCGCGGGACGAGGACTTCGTCTCCGTCGCCAAGCTCTACGCGCCCCGCAAGGAGCTGGCGAAGGTCGTCGCCGAGCTGATCACCGACGAGCACGTGCCGTTCCTCTCCGCCCTGCGCTACAAGCCCTCCGGGCTGAAGAAGCGAGCCGACTGGGAAGAGGTGTGGGACCTCCAGCGCAAGGAGGACGCCGCGCCGGACGAGCCCGCCAAGCGGAAGATCCGGGACTCCATCCCGGTGCCGCCGAAGTACACCTCGGCCGACTTCCTCCGCCCCTCCTACTGGAGGGCGCGCGGCAAGCTCGACGTGCCGAAGGAGCGGTTCGTCTCCTACGGACAGACCAACGCCGCCACCCCCGAGTTGTACGGGTGGGCAGGCTGGGACCACCGGGAGCAGGCGCAGGCCCTCGCCACGTACTTCACCAACACCGCGCTGTCCACCGAGGAGATCACGCCGTTCCTCGCCGGCCTGCTGGAACTCCAGCCGTGGCTGGGTCAGTGGCACAACGAGTTCGACATGCTCTACAGCGGCTCCCCGGCGGACTTCTTCGCCGGCTACCGCCAGCAGAAGCAGGGCGAGCACGGGCTCACCGACGACGATCTCCGTAACTGGCGACCCCCGGCCGCGACCCGAGGCCGACGCGCTGCCGCGAAGAAGTAG